A stretch of Eschrichtius robustus isolate mEscRob2 chromosome 6, mEscRob2.pri, whole genome shotgun sequence DNA encodes these proteins:
- the LOC137765826 gene encoding proline-rich protein 23A-like gives MGSRPRSPSASPADRWGPQPGGPGPAKRRRMEEPAGHEFEEASGPDNVTGTPATGALTSLVVLADGCALHVPLDDVDLVLEPEPTSVMQVSLGDRILMLVPRSLLGSGIEILGGQGHSALVLEQGGFPSGLKECIALEQGFFYGSVPEIAGQEEVYGEDADAEFLLAGMDAAASSVTGLLLSAGRASDPKLLGLVPEPSPWGPNTSPERRSPHHDDNLDLHLLEPFPDSPLQPLPPSPCPGPHERPQRPLGTPCKA, from the coding sequence ATGGGCAGCCGGCCCCGCAGCCCCAGCGCCTCCCCTGCTGACCGGTGGGGACCGCAGCCTGGAGGACCGGGCCCTGCCAAGCGCCGGCGAATGGAGGAGCCCGCAGGCCACGAGTTCGAGGAGGCGTCCGGCCCGGACAACGTGACAGGAACCCCGGCCACAGGCGCACTCACCTCCCTGGTGGTTCTGGCCGACGGCTGTGCCCTGCACGTGCCCCTGGACGACGTCGACCTGGTGCTGGAGCCCGAACCAACGTCCGTGATGCAGGTGTCTCTCGGAGATCGCATCCTCATGCTGGTCCCTCGATCTCTCCTGGGCTCTGGCATTGAAATCCTGGGAGGGCAGGGCCACTCAGCTCTTGTCCTGGAACAGGGCGGTTTCCCGAGCGGTCTCAAGGAGTGCATCGCCCTCGAGCAGGGATTCTTCTATGGATCTGTCCCAGAGATCGCTGGCCAAGAAGAGGTCTACGGGGAGGACGCAGACGCCGAGTTCCTTTTGGCTGGGATGGATGCAGCAGCCAGCTCAGTTACTGGGCTCCTCCTCTCCGCTGGAAGGGCGTCCGACCCCAAACTGTTGGGCCTAGTCCCAGAGCCCTCGCCTTGGGGCCCCAACACTAGTCCAGAGAGACGCTCTCCTCACCACGACGACAACCTGGACCTCCACCTTCTGGAGCCCTTCCCCGACTCACCACTCCAACCTCTACCTCCCTCTCCTTGTCCAGGTCCTCACGAGCGCCCCCAACGCCCTCTTGGTACTCCGTGCAAGGCCTAG